In a single window of the Streptomyces sp. NBC_00353 genome:
- a CDS encoding pseudouridine-5'-phosphate glycosidase — protein sequence MSLNAPDSAHPYEPVLSTEVQEALAAHRPVVALESTIIAHGLPRPRNRRVAEELEELVRSAGAVPATIAVLDGRSHIGLDKDELERVAEDPSMRKLGHRDLAPALAAGASGATTVSATAFLAARAGLRVFATGGLGGVHRDWTATQDESADLRLLARTDITVVCAGVKSILDVPATLQRLETLGVGVLGYGTEHFPGFYLSSSGEPVDWTVRTPEEVVEVMRARETLGGPAAALIVANPVPQKDQLDPALHDRVLAQALDACREHGIVGQAVTPFLLDHLMQHTGGASLEANLAAVRGNVSLAARIAVSRSAAEHGTAGPKTAAAR from the coding sequence ATGTCACTGAATGCGCCGGACAGCGCCCACCCGTACGAACCGGTCCTCTCCACCGAGGTACAGGAAGCCCTCGCAGCGCACCGCCCCGTCGTGGCCCTGGAGTCGACGATCATCGCGCACGGCCTGCCGCGCCCCCGGAATCGGCGGGTCGCGGAAGAGCTGGAGGAGCTCGTGCGATCCGCGGGCGCCGTCCCCGCGACCATCGCCGTACTCGACGGACGAAGCCATATCGGCCTGGACAAGGACGAGTTGGAAAGGGTCGCCGAGGATCCGTCGATGCGGAAACTCGGGCACCGCGACCTCGCACCGGCGCTGGCGGCCGGTGCGAGCGGGGCGACGACCGTGTCCGCGACCGCGTTCCTCGCGGCCCGCGCGGGCCTGCGCGTCTTCGCGACCGGCGGCCTCGGCGGCGTGCACCGGGACTGGACCGCGACCCAGGACGAGTCCGCGGATCTCCGGCTGCTCGCCCGCACCGACATCACGGTGGTGTGCGCCGGTGTGAAGTCGATCCTGGATGTCCCGGCCACGCTGCAGCGCCTGGAGACCCTCGGGGTCGGTGTGCTCGGCTACGGCACGGAGCACTTCCCCGGCTTCTATCTGAGCAGTTCGGGCGAGCCCGTCGACTGGACGGTGCGTACGCCCGAGGAGGTCGTGGAAGTGATGCGGGCCAGGGAGACCCTGGGCGGGCCCGCCGCGGCGCTGATCGTCGCCAACCCCGTACCGCAGAAGGATCAGCTGGATCCCGCCCTGCACGACCGGGTGCTGGCCCAGGCGTTGGACGCGTGCCGGGAGCACGGCATCGTGGGGCAGGCCGTCACGCCGTTCCTGCTGGACCACCTGATGCAGCACACCGGAGGGGCCTCCCTGGAGGCCAACCTGGCGGCCGTGCGCGGGAACGTGTCCCTTGCCGCGCGGATCGCGGTTTCCCGGTCCGCCGCGGAACACGGGACAGCCGGGCCGAAGACGGCGGCCGCCCGATGA
- a CDS encoding cupin domain-containing protein has protein sequence MTTFDQAPASFAVHIPDAELEPEPLDPEQIVSGEPVVTGKVLWESADGKQVRGIWQITPGVVTDTEADELFVVVSGRATVVVEDGATLQIGPGDACVLREGDRTTWTVHETLRKAYHISL, from the coding sequence ATGACCACATTTGATCAAGCTCCCGCCTCCTTCGCCGTGCACATCCCCGACGCCGAGCTCGAACCGGAGCCGCTCGACCCCGAGCAGATCGTCTCGGGCGAGCCCGTGGTGACCGGCAAGGTGCTGTGGGAGTCCGCCGACGGCAAGCAGGTGCGGGGCATCTGGCAGATCACGCCGGGCGTGGTCACCGACACCGAGGCCGACGAACTGTTCGTGGTCGTCAGCGGGCGCGCGACCGTCGTGGTCGAGGACGGCGCGACGCTGCAGATCGGTCCCGGTGACGCCTGCGTGCTGCGCGAGGGCGACCGTACGACCTGGACCGTGCACGAGACGCTGCGCAAGGCGTACCACATCAGCCTCTGA
- a CDS encoding MFS transporter: protein MTNALDASDTPAGPGGPVTAAELPALRRRTSAVLIASQILGGLGVPIGIALAPVLATEVSGSEALSGLAPTASVTGTALLSLPLAALMTSRGRRPGLVLAYLIGALGAALVVLATVVGSFPLLLLGMAGFGAGSSANLQARFAAADLAEPDRRGRAISTVIWATTIGSVLGPNIAAPAGHVFRGTSISETAGPFLMAAAIFLLAAMVVGVLLRPDPLLTARALAPQDGRSAGGRSLRAGLAAVRASPMARLALLTVAVSHTAMVSIMVMTPVHLGHHGADLELIGLVISGHIAGMYAFSPVMGWLADRFGRLTVIGLAAGLLSCAALLAGTAGPSHGRTAAGLFVLGLGWSAGLVAGSALLTDSVPQPARAAVQGLSDLTMNTAAGIGGAVAGVIVSQASYGWLNAVGACLLLPMAALALRRALTRPAAA, encoded by the coding sequence GTGACCAACGCCCTCGACGCATCCGACACCCCCGCCGGGCCCGGCGGTCCCGTCACCGCGGCGGAACTCCCCGCCCTGCGGCGCAGAACGTCGGCGGTGCTCATCGCCAGCCAGATACTCGGCGGGCTCGGCGTGCCCATCGGCATCGCCCTGGCCCCTGTACTGGCGACGGAGGTGAGCGGCTCGGAGGCGCTGTCCGGTCTCGCCCCGACGGCATCGGTGACCGGTACCGCACTGCTGTCGCTGCCGCTGGCCGCACTGATGACCTCGCGGGGCCGGCGCCCCGGCCTCGTACTGGCCTATCTGATCGGTGCGCTCGGCGCGGCCCTGGTGGTCCTGGCCACCGTCGTGGGCAGTTTCCCGTTGCTGCTGCTCGGCATGGCCGGGTTCGGTGCCGGCTCGTCGGCCAATCTGCAGGCCCGCTTCGCCGCCGCCGATCTTGCCGAGCCGGACCGCCGAGGACGCGCGATCTCCACCGTCATCTGGGCCACCACGATCGGTTCGGTCCTCGGTCCCAACATCGCGGCTCCGGCGGGCCATGTCTTCCGTGGCACATCCATATCCGAGACGGCCGGACCGTTCCTCATGGCGGCGGCCATCTTCCTGCTCGCCGCGATGGTGGTCGGGGTGCTGCTGCGGCCCGATCCCCTGCTCACCGCGCGTGCGCTGGCGCCGCAGGACGGCCGGTCGGCGGGCGGCCGTTCGCTGCGTGCGGGCCTGGCGGCGGTGCGGGCCTCGCCGATGGCCCGGCTGGCGCTGCTGACGGTGGCCGTGTCGCACACCGCGATGGTCTCGATCATGGTGATGACCCCGGTACACCTGGGCCACCACGGCGCGGACCTCGAGCTGATCGGCCTGGTCATCAGCGGTCATATCGCGGGCATGTACGCGTTCTCGCCGGTGATGGGGTGGCTCGCCGACAGGTTCGGACGGCTCACTGTGATCGGACTGGCGGCCGGGCTGCTGTCGTGCGCCGCGCTGCTGGCCGGCACCGCGGGCCCCAGCCACGGCCGGACGGCCGCCGGCCTGTTCGTGCTCGGTCTCGGCTGGTCGGCGGGGCTTGTCGCCGGTTCGGCGCTCCTCACCGACTCCGTACCGCAGCCCGCCCGCGCCGCCGTGCAGGGCCTGTCGGACCTGACCATGAACACGGCGGCGGGCATCGGCGGTGCGGTCGCCGGGGTGATCGTCTCCCAGGCGAGCTACGGCTGGCTGAACGCGGTCGGCGCGTGCCTGTTGCTGCCGATGGCGGCACTGGCGCTGCGCCGCGCGCTGACCCGGCCCGCCGCCGCCTGA
- a CDS encoding methylated-DNA--[protein]-cysteine S-methyltransferase, with translation MNSNGDADGGSGGTVEWAVVGSDIGPLLLAATAAGLVSVVFHAGPAVRDRAVGQLRARLGAEPVETPGSARLTEPTRQLAEYFTGSLREFALPLDWSLTSGFNRQVLRELAAGVPYGTVVGYGDLARRVGQPGAAQAVGAAMGSNPLPVVVPCHRVVESDGGLGGFGGGLETKRQLLALEGVLPQPLF, from the coding sequence ATGAACAGCAACGGGGATGCCGACGGTGGCAGCGGTGGGACTGTCGAGTGGGCCGTCGTCGGCAGCGACATCGGGCCGCTGCTGCTCGCCGCGACGGCCGCGGGGCTGGTGAGTGTCGTCTTCCACGCCGGCCCCGCGGTGCGGGACAGGGCGGTCGGGCAGCTGCGGGCCCGGCTCGGTGCGGAGCCGGTGGAGACACCCGGCTCCGCCCGCCTCACCGAGCCGACGCGCCAGCTCGCGGAGTACTTCACGGGTTCGTTGCGGGAGTTCGCCCTCCCGCTGGACTGGTCGCTGACGTCCGGCTTCAACCGTCAGGTGCTCCGCGAGCTCGCGGCGGGTGTGCCGTACGGAACGGTCGTCGGGTACGGGGATCTCGCCAGGCGTGTAGGGCAGCCGGGAGCGGCCCAGGCGGTCGGGGCGGCCATGGGGTCCAACCCGCTGCCGGTGGTGGTTCCGTGCCACCGGGTGGTGGAGAGCGACGGCGGGCTCGGCGGGTTCGGCGGCGGTCTGGAGACCAAGCGGCAGCTGCTGGCGCTGGAGGGGGTGCTGCCGCAGCCGCTGTTCTGA
- a CDS encoding glycerophosphodiester phosphodiesterase has protein sequence MYARTATASLAAVALLGAGALLLIPHSQATDSGTDTGAGARMGTSTEKAIRTVVNTRAIPTPGAPVVLAHRGASAYAPENTLAAVDRANHLGFDWVENDVQLTKDGVLVVIHDPDLKRTTNVEKVFPKRAPWAVKDFTAAEIARLDAGSWFGARYAGTRIPTLKQYLDRIERNDQNLLLEIKNPQIYPGIEKETLRVLRQKGWLDPGHVRYRLVIQSFSAGSIKKVHQQRPDVTTGFLGTPAIADLKAYAAFTDQINPSYASISTRYVAAAHALKGAHGRKLRVNTWTVDDAATARKVDGFHVDGIITNTPDVVRRATD, from the coding sequence GTGTACGCACGCACCGCTACCGCCTCCCTCGCCGCCGTCGCCCTGCTGGGCGCCGGCGCGCTGCTGCTGATCCCCCACTCGCAGGCCACGGACTCCGGCACGGACACGGGTGCGGGTGCGCGCATGGGCACGAGCACGGAGAAAGCCATTCGGACCGTCGTGAACACGCGGGCCATTCCGACACCCGGCGCCCCGGTCGTCCTCGCCCACCGGGGTGCATCGGCATACGCGCCGGAGAACACCCTGGCCGCCGTCGACCGGGCCAACCACCTCGGCTTCGACTGGGTGGAGAACGACGTCCAGCTCACCAAGGACGGAGTACTGGTCGTCATCCACGACCCCGATCTGAAGCGGACCACCAACGTCGAGAAGGTCTTCCCGAAGCGCGCACCGTGGGCGGTCAAGGACTTCACGGCCGCGGAGATCGCCCGGCTGGACGCGGGCAGCTGGTTCGGCGCCCGGTACGCCGGGACCCGGATCCCCACGCTCAAGCAGTACCTGGACCGGATCGAGCGCAACGACCAGAACCTGCTGCTGGAGATCAAGAACCCGCAGATCTACCCGGGCATCGAGAAGGAGACGCTGCGGGTGCTGCGCCAGAAGGGGTGGCTGGACCCCGGTCACGTCAGGTACAGGCTGGTGATCCAGAGCTTCAGCGCGGGCAGCATCAAGAAGGTGCACCAGCAGCGTCCCGACGTCACCACCGGCTTCCTCGGCACCCCCGCGATCGCCGATCTGAAGGCGTACGCGGCGTTCACCGACCAGATCAACCCGTCGTACGCGTCGATCAGCACCCGCTATGTGGCGGCCGCACACGCGCTGAAGGGCGCGCACGGCAGGAAGCTCCGGGTCAACACATGGACGGTCGACGACGCGGCCACCGCCAGGAAGGTGGACGGGTTCCACGTCGACGGGATCATCACCAACACCCCTGACGTGGTGCGCAGGGCCACCGACTGA
- a CDS encoding MHYT domain-containing protein — protein MQGTTDGFSYGMVTPAAAFLMACLGAALGLRCTTRSLRTERSFKAGWLALGATSIGSGIWTMHFIAMMGFSVERVPIEYDIPVTFASLAVAIVMVGIGIFIVGYQGATWMAMVTGGTITGLGVATMHYLGMAGMRLQGQFEYDTLTVALSVVIAVVAATVALWAAVSIRGFLPSLGASVVMGVAVSGMHYTAMAALSVHLHPDVTGNAVESPPTAPLIPLLIGPGCFLLLAAVVVMFDPLMVMGDPDWADPAGHGTHGIGRAPGIPVQRQVPRFGTYADPASFQSQRQHTPPSRDR, from the coding sequence ATGCAGGGCACAACGGACGGCTTCAGCTATGGGATGGTGACGCCCGCTGCGGCTTTCCTCATGGCGTGCCTCGGCGCGGCCCTGGGGTTGCGCTGCACGACGCGGTCGCTGCGGACCGAGCGTTCCTTCAAGGCCGGCTGGCTGGCTCTCGGGGCGACGTCCATAGGCTCCGGCATCTGGACGATGCACTTCATCGCGATGATGGGATTCAGCGTCGAGAGGGTGCCGATCGAGTACGACATCCCGGTCACCTTCGCCAGCCTGGCCGTCGCGATCGTCATGGTCGGCATCGGCATCTTCATCGTCGGGTACCAGGGCGCGACCTGGATGGCCATGGTCACCGGCGGCACCATCACCGGTCTCGGCGTGGCCACCATGCACTACCTCGGCATGGCAGGAATGCGCCTCCAGGGGCAGTTCGAGTACGACACGCTCACCGTCGCGCTCTCCGTCGTCATCGCCGTCGTCGCCGCGACGGTCGCACTCTGGGCGGCCGTCTCCATCCGGGGCTTCCTGCCCAGCCTCGGTGCCAGCGTGGTGATGGGCGTGGCGGTGAGCGGAATGCACTACACGGCCATGGCCGCGCTCAGTGTCCATCTGCACCCGGACGTCACCGGCAACGCGGTCGAAAGCCCGCCGACCGCACCCCTGATCCCGCTGCTGATCGGCCCCGGCTGCTTCCTCCTGCTCGCCGCGGTGGTCGTGATGTTCGACCCCTTGATGGTGATGGGCGACCCGGACTGGGCCGACCCGGCGGGACACGGCACCCACGGCATCGGCCGGGCCCCCGGCATCCCCGTCCAGCGGCAGGTCCCGCGGTTCGGCACCTACGCCGACCCGGCGTCCTTCCAGTCGCAGCGTCAGCACACCCCGCCGTCGCGGGACCGGTGA
- the uvrB gene encoding excinuclease ABC subunit UvrB gives MRPVSKIERSVAPFEVVSSYQPSGDQPAAIAELERRIRAGEKDVVLLGATGTGKSATTAWMIEKLQRPTLVMAPNKTLAAQLANEFRELLPNNAVEYFVSYYDYYQPEAYIPQSDTYIEKDSSINDEVERLRHSATNSLLTRRDVVVVASVSCIYGLGTPQEYVDRMVPLKVGDEIDRDQLLRRFVEIQYTRNDIAFTRGTFRVRGDTIEIFPVYEELAVRIEMFGDEIEALSTLHPLTGEVISEDNELYVFPASHYVAGPERMEKAVNGIEQELEHRLAELEKQGKLLEAQRLRMRTTYDIEMMRQIGTCSGIENYSMHMDGREPGTAPNTLLDYFPEDFLLVIDESHVTVPQIGAMYEGDASRKRSLVDHGFRLPSALDNRPLRWEEFVERIGQTVYLSATPGKYELSRGDGFVEQIIRPTGLVDPEVVVKPTEGQIDDLVHEIRKRTERDERVLVTTLTKKMSEDLTDYFLELGIQVRYLHSDVDTLRRIELLRELRAGEYDVLVGINLLREGLDLPEVSLVAILDADKQGFLRSGTSLIQTIGRAARNVSGQVHMYADKITPAMEKAIDETNRRREKQIAYNTERGIDPQPLRKKINDIVATIAREEIDTEELLGTGYRQTKGDKAPVPALGGKAGKAGKAAGAKKAGAVVTDRPATELAGIIEEMTDRMRAAAADLQFEVAARLRDEVGELKKELRQMREAGLA, from the coding sequence ATGCGGCCCGTTTCGAAGATCGAACGTTCGGTGGCGCCTTTCGAGGTCGTCAGTTCCTACCAGCCCAGCGGCGACCAGCCCGCGGCCATCGCCGAGCTGGAGCGGCGCATCCGGGCAGGTGAGAAGGATGTCGTGCTGCTCGGCGCGACCGGCACCGGGAAGTCGGCGACCACCGCCTGGATGATCGAGAAGCTCCAGCGCCCCACGCTGGTGATGGCGCCGAACAAGACCCTCGCGGCCCAGCTGGCGAACGAGTTCCGCGAACTGCTCCCGAACAACGCCGTCGAGTACTTCGTCTCGTACTACGACTACTACCAGCCCGAGGCGTACATTCCGCAGTCGGACACGTACATCGAGAAGGACTCGTCGATCAACGACGAGGTCGAGCGGCTGCGCCACTCCGCGACGAATTCGCTGCTCACCCGCCGTGACGTGGTCGTGGTCGCCTCGGTCTCCTGCATCTACGGCCTCGGTACGCCACAGGAGTACGTGGACCGTATGGTCCCGCTCAAGGTGGGCGACGAGATCGACCGCGACCAGCTGTTGCGCCGCTTCGTGGAGATCCAGTACACCCGCAACGACATCGCGTTCACCCGGGGCACCTTCCGGGTGCGCGGCGACACCATCGAGATCTTCCCGGTCTACGAGGAGCTCGCCGTCCGCATCGAGATGTTCGGCGACGAGATCGAGGCGCTCTCCACCCTCCATCCGCTCACCGGCGAGGTCATCAGCGAGGACAACGAGCTCTATGTCTTCCCCGCCAGCCACTACGTGGCGGGACCGGAGCGCATGGAGAAGGCGGTCAACGGCATCGAGCAGGAGCTGGAGCACCGCCTCGCCGAGCTGGAGAAGCAGGGCAAGCTGCTGGAGGCCCAGCGGCTGCGGATGCGCACCACGTACGACATCGAGATGATGCGCCAGATCGGCACCTGCTCCGGTATCGAGAACTACTCGATGCACATGGACGGCCGCGAGCCCGGCACCGCTCCCAACACCCTCCTCGACTACTTCCCCGAGGACTTCCTGCTCGTCATCGACGAGTCGCATGTCACCGTGCCGCAGATCGGCGCCATGTACGAGGGCGACGCCTCCCGCAAGCGCAGCCTCGTCGACCACGGCTTCCGGCTGCCGTCCGCCCTCGACAACCGCCCCCTGAGGTGGGAGGAGTTCGTGGAGCGGATCGGCCAGACCGTGTATCTCTCCGCCACCCCGGGCAAGTACGAGCTGTCCCGCGGCGACGGGTTCGTGGAGCAGATCATCCGCCCCACCGGCCTCGTCGACCCGGAGGTGGTCGTCAAGCCCACCGAGGGCCAGATCGACGACCTGGTGCACGAGATCCGCAAGCGCACCGAGAGGGACGAGCGGGTCCTGGTCACCACCCTCACCAAGAAGATGTCCGAGGACCTCACGGACTACTTCCTGGAGCTGGGCATCCAGGTCCGCTATCTGCACAGTGACGTCGACACGCTGCGCCGCATCGAGCTGCTGCGTGAACTGCGCGCCGGTGAGTACGACGTGTTGGTCGGCATCAACCTCCTGCGCGAGGGGCTCGACCTGCCCGAGGTGTCCCTGGTGGCCATCCTCGACGCCGACAAGCAGGGCTTCCTGCGCTCCGGGACGTCTCTCATCCAGACCATCGGCCGCGCGGCCCGCAATGTGTCCGGCCAGGTCCATATGTACGCCGACAAGATCACCCCGGCGATGGAGAAGGCCATCGACGAGACCAACCGCCGCCGGGAGAAGCAGATCGCGTACAACACCGAGCGCGGCATCGACCCGCAGCCGCTGCGCAAGAAGATCAACGACATCGTCGCGACGATCGCCCGCGAGGAGATCGACACCGAGGAGCTGCTCGGCACCGGCTACCGCCAGACGAAGGGCGACAAGGCCCCGGTCCCCGCGCTCGGCGGCAAGGCGGGCAAGGCCGGCAAGGCGGCCGGAGCCAAGAAGGCGGGCGCGGTGGTCACCGACCGGCCCGCGACCGAGCTCGCCGGGATCATCGAGGAGATGACCGACCGGATGCGGGCAGCCGCCGCGGACCTGCAGTTCGAGGTGGCCGCCCGACTGCGCGACGAGGTCGGCGAGCTGAAGAAGGAGCTGCGCCAGATGCGCGAGGCGGGCCTGGCCTGA
- a CDS encoding TerD family protein — protein sequence MTVNMTKGQAISLQKSDGGTLTAVRMGLGWQAAPRRGLFGSRTREIDLDASAVLFADKQPVDVVFFRHLVSDDGSVKHTGDNLVGGAGSGGDDEAILVDLQRVPVHIDQIVFTVNSFTGQTFQEVQNAFCRIVDETNGQELARYTLDGGGQYTAQIMAKVHRVGAGWQMTALGNPANGRTFQDLMPAILPHL from the coding sequence GTGACGGTCAACATGACCAAGGGTCAGGCCATCAGCCTGCAAAAGAGCGACGGGGGGACCCTGACCGCGGTACGGATGGGACTCGGCTGGCAGGCGGCGCCGCGCCGCGGTCTGTTCGGCTCGCGCACGCGGGAGATCGACCTGGACGCGTCGGCGGTGCTGTTCGCCGACAAGCAGCCGGTCGACGTTGTCTTCTTCCGCCACCTCGTCAGTGACGACGGGTCGGTCAAGCACACCGGCGACAACCTGGTCGGCGGTGCCGGTTCGGGCGGCGACGACGAGGCGATCCTCGTCGACCTGCAGCGGGTGCCGGTCCACATCGACCAGATCGTCTTCACGGTGAACTCCTTCACCGGCCAGACGTTCCAGGAGGTGCAGAACGCCTTCTGCCGCATCGTCGACGAGACCAACGGCCAGGAGCTCGCCCGCTACACGCTCGACGGCGGCGGTCAGTACACCGCCCAGATCATGGCCAAGGTGCACCGCGTCGGCGCCGGGTGGCAGATGACGGCCCTCGGTAACCCGGCCAACGGCCGTACGTTCCAGGACCTGATGCCGGCGATCCTGCCGCACCTGTAG
- a CDS encoding TerD family protein — MTAELVRGQNHTLPQTRLEIRVSAGTPVVAGATLGDERGTVHGIEWIAHPGSPQLPGLEVSRQAAADHRLAVDLDAMPAAVHRVTVLLALPMEAGGPVRFGAVAAPFVAVTGLEGTEIATFTLTGLDAESAVAALELYRRQGDWKVRAVGQGYAGGLAAMLADQGVTGAAELARSIHEAVARGLARSVAPPPPRTPEGDRVRHTAAVGDPAQPVSPPAGPAPSRPTAATDSTAGGPTAGASTGPINYAHPRRQATAPPPPPPTAPPAEPGRPAQPVAGDATGWSMEERLYNQVWGMFEDLARTTAAYRSAVDFAESRMDQELDRALSDPRNRIGGAGDRAREEARAKRDQLTDRAREALDRDLAQLAAESAVVEPALPAAFAGWDNPVWHAYRVPMEIPMALRIGDLHLPENPDLRIPLLVRLPLERGIWVDSGRTASEAAALTDTDRLRRLAMDNAVAHAARLLAVYPAGEFSVHVIDPAGSAAAALAPLANSGVLAGPPASGAGGVASVLAHLTRRVDLVQMAIRAGAADSLPPELDTAEQLLIVNDFPHGFDDRAVTQLRYLADEGPSVGVHLLMVADREDASAYGPVLDPLWRSLLRITPVADDHLADPWVGHAWTYEPLRTPPGSRVLEQVLAQVAAARRTGRRP; from the coding sequence ATGACGGCCGAGCTGGTCCGGGGGCAGAACCACACCTTGCCCCAGACCCGTCTGGAGATCCGGGTATCGGCCGGTACACCTGTGGTGGCCGGTGCCACGCTCGGCGACGAGCGGGGAACCGTGCACGGCATCGAGTGGATCGCCCACCCGGGCTCGCCCCAGCTGCCCGGACTCGAAGTGTCCAGGCAGGCCGCCGCCGACCACCGGCTGGCCGTGGACCTCGATGCCATGCCCGCCGCTGTGCACCGCGTCACCGTGCTGCTGGCCCTGCCCATGGAGGCCGGCGGCCCGGTCAGATTCGGCGCGGTCGCCGCACCCTTCGTCGCCGTCACCGGCCTCGAAGGCACCGAGATCGCGACCTTCACCCTCACCGGCCTGGATGCCGAGTCCGCGGTCGCCGCCCTGGAGCTCTACCGTCGGCAGGGCGACTGGAAGGTCCGCGCGGTCGGCCAGGGATATGCGGGTGGCCTGGCCGCGATGCTCGCCGACCAGGGGGTGACCGGAGCGGCGGAGCTGGCCCGGTCGATCCACGAGGCGGTCGCCCGGGGCTTGGCCCGCTCGGTGGCGCCGCCCCCGCCCCGCACCCCGGAGGGGGACCGGGTCCGCCACACGGCGGCGGTCGGCGATCCGGCTCAGCCCGTCAGCCCGCCGGCCGGCCCCGCGCCTTCCCGGCCCACAGCCGCCACGGACTCCACCGCGGGCGGCCCCACTGCGGGGGCGAGCACGGGTCCCATCAACTACGCGCACCCACGCCGCCAGGCGACTGCGCCCCCGCCGCCCCCGCCCACCGCACCGCCCGCCGAACCTGGCCGGCCCGCGCAGCCCGTCGCCGGGGACGCGACCGGCTGGTCCATGGAGGAGCGCCTCTACAACCAGGTCTGGGGCATGTTCGAGGACCTGGCCCGCACCACCGCCGCGTACCGCAGCGCCGTCGACTTCGCCGAGTCCCGCATGGACCAGGAGCTCGACCGGGCCCTGTCCGATCCGCGCAACAGGATCGGCGGGGCGGGCGACCGGGCCCGCGAGGAGGCCCGCGCCAAGCGTGATCAGCTGACCGACCGGGCCCGTGAGGCGCTCGACCGCGATCTCGCGCAGCTCGCCGCCGAGTCAGCCGTCGTCGAGCCCGCGCTCCCCGCCGCGTTCGCAGGCTGGGACAACCCCGTGTGGCACGCCTACCGCGTCCCCATGGAGATCCCCATGGCCCTGCGGATCGGCGACCTCCATCTGCCCGAGAACCCCGACCTGCGCATCCCCTTGCTCGTACGACTGCCGCTCGAACGCGGCATCTGGGTCGACAGCGGGCGCACGGCATCCGAAGCCGCGGCTCTGACCGATACGGACCGGCTCCGCCGCCTCGCCATGGACAACGCGGTCGCGCACGCCGCCCGGCTGCTCGCCGTCTACCCCGCGGGCGAGTTCTCCGTCCACGTCATCGACCCCGCGGGCTCGGCGGCGGCAGCGCTTGCGCCTCTGGCGAACTCCGGGGTGCTCGCCGGGCCGCCCGCCTCCGGTGCCGGGGGAGTGGCATCGGTCCTCGCCCATCTCACCCGACGGGTCGATCTGGTGCAGATGGCGATCCGGGCCGGCGCCGCCGACTCGCTCCCGCCGGAGCTGGACACAGCCGAGCAACTGCTGATCGTCAACGACTTCCCGCACGGCTTCGACGACCGGGCCGTCACCCAGTTGCGTTATCTGGCCGACGAGGGGCCCTCGGTCGGCGTCCATCTGCTGATGGTCGCGGACCGGGAGGACGCGAGCGCCTACGGGCCGGTGCTCGATCCGCTGTGGCGGTCCCTGCTGCGGATCACCCCGGTCGCCGACGACCACCTGGCCGATCCCTGGGTCGGCCATGCCTGGACGTACGAGCCGCTGCGGACGCCACCCGGCAGCCGGGTGCTGGAGCAGGTCCTGGCCCAGGTGGCCGCTGCCCGGCGGACCGGCCGACGACCATAA
- a CDS encoding TerC family protein produces the protein MDVSGTLWVLTILGLSALIAIDFFIGRKPHDVTTKEAGIWTIVWIALAALFGLGLLVFGESQASGEFFAGFITEKSLSVDNLFVFVLIMAKFSVPSHLQQRVLLVGVLIALVLRAIFIAAGAAVIANFSWVFYIFGAFLIYTAWKLIQEARADEEEDEFEENRLLKSIERRFGVADRYHGTKLFIRSNGKRVLTPLMVVMLAIGTTDVLFALDSIPAIFGLTQDPYIVFTANAFALMGLRQLYFLIGGLLKKLVHLSYGLSVILGFIGVKLVLHALHESGVHVPEISIPVSLGFICGVLVITTITSLIANKKQEAAEAAEADRAAEESSSIDA, from the coding sequence GTGGACGTTTCAGGAACCCTCTGGGTGCTGACCATTCTTGGTCTGTCAGCCCTTATTGCCATCGACTTCTTCATCGGGCGCAAGCCCCATGACGTGACGACGAAGGAAGCCGGAATCTGGACGATCGTCTGGATCGCGCTGGCCGCCCTCTTCGGGCTCGGCCTGCTGGTCTTCGGCGAGAGTCAGGCGTCGGGCGAGTTCTTCGCCGGCTTCATCACCGAGAAGTCCCTCAGCGTCGACAACCTCTTCGTGTTCGTCCTGATCATGGCGAAGTTCTCGGTGCCTTCCCACCTCCAGCAGCGCGTGCTGCTCGTCGGTGTGCTGATCGCCCTGGTGCTGCGAGCGATCTTCATCGCCGCGGGCGCCGCGGTCATCGCCAACTTCTCGTGGGTCTTCTACATCTTCGGCGCGTTCCTGATCTACACCGCCTGGAAGCTCATCCAGGAGGCGCGGGCCGACGAGGAGGAGGACGAGTTCGAGGAGAACCGTCTCCTCAAGTCGATCGAGCGCCGCTTCGGCGTCGCCGACAGGTACCACGGCACCAAGCTCTTCATCAGGAGCAACGGCAAGCGGGTCCTGACCCCGCTGATGGTCGTCATGCTCGCCATCGGCACCACCGATGTGCTGTTCGCCCTGGACTCGATCCCCGCGATCTTCGGCCTGACCCAGGACCCGTACATCGTCTTCACCGCCAACGCCTTCGCGCTGATGGGGCTGCGGCAGCTGTACTTCCTGATCGGCGGTCTGCTGAAGAAGCTGGTGCACCTCAGCTACGGGCTCTCGGTCATCCTCGGCTTCATCGGCGTCAAGCTGGTGCTGCACGCGCTGCACGAGTCCGGGGTGCATGTCCCCGAGATCTCGATCCCCGTCTCGCTCGGCTTCATCTGCGGGGTGCTGGTGATCACCACGATCACCAGCCTCATCGCCAACAAGAAGCAGGAGGCGGCCGAGGCTGCGGAGGCCGACCGGGCGGCGGAGGAGAGCTCCAGCATCGACGCCTGA